In one Trichosurus vulpecula isolate mTriVul1 chromosome 8, mTriVul1.pri, whole genome shotgun sequence genomic region, the following are encoded:
- the PIF1 gene encoding ATP-dependent DNA helicase PIF1, whose protein sequence is MLRLQGTGRSRCFPLRSARLFTRFAAVGRSALRLSPDSDSGLSSGPIQLLLSDCPPDRLRRFLRTLRLKLATAPGPGPAPFRSRLLGPRPQNFHTISPLQLENLQRGEATGAQDTTPVKRQCAQDRDQSKVSSTKGTVPRHRLQLPSPKPQLSQEQAQVLSAVLSGKSIFFTGSAGTGKSYLLKRILGSLPPKGTVVTASTGVAACHIGGTTLHAFAGIGSGKAPLAQCVALAQRPSVRQSWLSCQRLVIDEVSMVEASLFDKLEAVARAVRQQDKPFGGIQLIICGDFLQLPPVTKNNQPPQFCFQAKSWRKCIQLTMELTEVWRQRDQTFISLLQAVRLGRCTDDVTQKLKATAKHKVERDGILATRLCTHQDDVALTNERRLQLLPGQVYSFEAMDSDPDMVRTLDSQCPVSHLLQLKLGAQVMLVKNLAVSQGLVNGARGVVVGFEADGRGLPRVKFLCGVTEVVRTERWTVHGPGGQLLTRQQLPLRLAWALSIHKSQGMTLDCVEISLARVFESGQAYVALSRARSLQGLRVLDFDPSVVRCDPRVLKFYASLREQAYLNEDENDSEQENIDPDI, encoded by the exons ATGCTGCGCCTTCAGGGGACAGGTCGGTCCCGCTGCTTCCCACTTCGTAGTGCCAGACTTTTCACCAGATTTGCGGCTGTTGGCCGAAGTGCCCTTCGGCTCAGCCCTGACTCTGACTCTGGCCTTAGCTCAGGTCCCATCCAGCTACTGCTGTCTGACTGCCCACCAGACAGGCTGCGGCGCTTCCTACGGACCCTGCGCCTTAAACTGGCCACGGCCCCTGGCCCTGGGCCAGCTCCTTTCCGATCCCGGCTGCTTGGCCCCCGACCTCAGAACTTCCATACCATCAGTCCTCTTCAACTAGAGAACCTGCAACGGGGGGAGGCCACTGGAGCTCAGGACACAACCCCTGTGAAGCGGCAATGTGCGCAGGACAGAGACCAGTCTAAG GTGTCTTCTACCAAGGGCACAGTGCCTAGGCATCGGCTCCAGCTTCCCTCCCCCAAGCCCCAGCTGTCCCAGGAGCAGGCCCAGGTGCTGAGCGCTGTGCTAAGTGGCAAGAGCATCTTCTTCACTGGAAGTGCAG GGACAGGGAAATCATACCTGCTGAAGAGGATCCTTGGCTCTCTTCCTCCAAAGGGCACAGTGGTCACAGCCAGCACGGGAGTGGCTGCCTGCCACATTGGGGGTACCACCCTTCATGCCTTTGCAG GAATTGGCTCAGGAAAGGCCCCTCTTGCCCAGTGTGTGGCTCTGGCACAGAGACCCAGTGTTCGGCAGAGTTGGTTGAGCTGTCAGCGGCTTGTCATCGATGAAGTCTCCATGGTAGAGGCAAGTCTGTTTGACAAGCTGGAAGCAGTGGCCAG aGCTGTTAGACAGCAGGACAAGCCCTTTGGGGGAATTCAGCTCATCATTTGTGGAGACTTCCTGCAGCTGCCGCCAGTGACCAAGAATAACCAGCCCCCCCAATTCTGCTTCCAG GCAAAAAGCTGGAGGAAATGTATCCAGTTGACCATGGAGCTGACTGAGGtgtggagacagagagaccagaCTTTCATCTCACTGCTACAGGCTGTTCGGCTAGGCAG GTGCACAGATGACGTGACCCAGAAGCTAAAGGCCACAGCCAAACACAAAGTGGAGCGTGATGGGATCCTGGCCACAAGACTCTGTACCCACCAGGATGATGTGGCATTGACCAATGAGAGGAGGCTGCAGCTGCTGcctg GCCAAGTCTACAGCTTTGAAGCTATGGATAGTGACCCTGACATGGTCAGGACCCTCGATTCTCAGTGTCCAGTGAGTCACCTCCTGCAGCTAAAGCTGGGGGCCCAG GTGATGTTGGTGAAGAATTTGGCAGTATCTCAGGGCCTGGTAAATGGAGCACGAGGGGTCGTGGTTGGATTTGAAGCAGACGGTAGAG GGCTTCCCAGAGTGAAATTCCTATGTGGAGTCACCGAGGTTGTACGGACTGAGAGATGGACTGTCCATGGCCCTGGTGGTCAGCTCCTCACCAGGCAACAGCTGCCCCTCCGGTTAGCCTGGGCTCTGTCCATTCACAAGAGTCAG GGCATGACTCTCGACTGTGTGGAGATTTCACTGGCCCGAGTGTTTGAGAGTGGCCAGGCCTATGTGGCCCTCTCACGGGCCCGAAGCCTTCAGGGTTTGCGAGTGCTGGATTTTGACCCCTCTGTGGTACGGTGTGATCCTCGGGTGCTGAAGTTCTATGCCTCTCTACGGGAGCAG GCTTATCTGAATGAGGATGAAAACGATTCAGAACAGGAGAATATAGACCCTGACATCTGA